A genomic segment from Spinacia oleracea cultivar Varoflay chromosome 3, BTI_SOV_V1, whole genome shotgun sequence encodes:
- the LOC130470569 gene encoding ubiquitin-like-specific protease 1 — MDRSWMYGSKRFSTRFLQGIQEFSKEPTSCRLYLLINSEKVFVAFGTIHPELTLDHHNNLVADNVKVSVDEFEPAYKEASVPVPSQFIKKLGQALGTFTQWPTNLVSLVTSPEVNEPARKEPNEKRATSKEPKGKEVMVESQRETKGSNTKANKQFLPKFSSQKLGVQCNCMKTMVSKLKEGEDVKLQASKRGFNFDNDRELIIAVEDINQLLSGAWLNISILQVLILALYESWDEFDHSTNALGFMCPEMISETMLYSDINRVLLYMSQSMATLSSKSFILCPYFEKRHWILLVICLAKSQVYIFDSMQKKRNLMIKNQLNLAFRTYKAQNGKSKGTKLNWIAAQCPQQPGSLECGYYVMRFMYDIFTKHRDSQDLTTDYSRTKPFSFEEINEVKEFWADYFLTNSDVNLAS; from the exons GAACCTACCTCCTGCCGGCTATACTTGTTGATAAACTCAgagaaagtctttgttgcctTTGGTACTATACATCCGGAATTGACTCTTGATCACCATAACAACCTCGTTGCCGATAACGTGAAGGTGAGCGTTGATGAATTTGAGCCCGCGTATAAAGAAGCTTCAGTCCCCGTGCCTTCTCAATTTATAAAGAAACTTGGACAAGCTCTTGGTACTTTCACTCAGTGGCCAACAAATTTGGTTTCGCTTGTGACGAGTCCTGAG GTAAATGAGCCTGCAAGAAAAGAGCCTAACGAGAAAAGGGCTACAAGCAaagagcctaaagggaaagAGGTAATGGTTGAAAGTCAACGCGAGACAAAAGGGTCCAACACTAAGGCAAACAAACAATTTCTTCCCAAATTTAGCTCGCAAAAATTGGGAGTTCAGTGCAATTGTATGAAAACTATGGTTTCTAAATTAAAAGAAGGGGAGGATGTTAAGTTGCAAGCTAGTAAAAGGGGATTCAATTTTGACAACGACCGTGAACTTATTATCGCCGTTGAAGACATCAatcaacttctctcgggagcatggctcaatatatcGATATTGCAAGTTCTTATACT GGCTTTATATGAGTCGTGGGATGAATTTGATCATTCTACCAATGCTTTGggattcatgtgcccggagatgatctcggAAACCATGTTGTATAGTGATATAAATCGTGTTCTATTATACATGTCGCAATCCATGGCAACACTCAGTTCTAAGTcattcatcttatgtccatactTCGAAAA GAGGCATTGGATTCTTTTAGTTATTTGCTTGGCTAAATCTCaggtctacatatttgattctatgcagaagaagagaaatttgatgattaagaACCAATTGAACCT GGCTTTTCGGACTTACAAGGCACAAAATGGAAAATCTAAAGGAACTAAATTGAATTGGATTGCGGCACAG TGtcctcaacaaccgggatcactagagtgtggctactacgtcatgcgttttatgtacgataTATTTACAAAGCATCGtgatagtcaagatcttactacg GATTATTCAAGAACAAAGCCTTTTTCATtcgaggagattaatgaggttaAAGAATTTTGGGCTGATTACTTTTTGACCAATTCCGATGTAAATCTAGCTAGCTAG